One genomic window of Streptomyces sp. NBC_01276 includes the following:
- a CDS encoding crotonase/enoyl-CoA hydratase family protein, giving the protein MDEKATVRIERDGPVFTVIIGRPEARNAVDGPTAARLADAFRQFEADEDAAVAVLWGEGGTFCAGADLKAVGTGRGNRVLPDGDGPMGPTRMRLGKPVIAAVAGHAVAGGLELALWCDLRVVEEDAVFGVFCRRWGVPLVDGGTVRLPRLIGESRAMDLILTGRPVGAAEALDMGLANRIVPPGRSRPEAEELARRIAGFPQLCLRHDRLSVLDQHGLAEADALAAEYRHGIVPLGAGETRSGADRFVAGAGRHGSFEE; this is encoded by the coding sequence GTGGACGAGAAGGCGACCGTGCGGATCGAGCGGGACGGGCCGGTGTTCACGGTGATCATCGGCAGGCCGGAGGCGCGCAACGCCGTCGACGGCCCGACGGCGGCCCGACTGGCCGATGCCTTCCGGCAGTTCGAGGCCGACGAGGACGCGGCCGTCGCCGTGCTGTGGGGCGAGGGCGGAACGTTCTGCGCGGGTGCCGACCTCAAGGCCGTCGGCACCGGGCGCGGCAACCGGGTCCTCCCGGACGGCGACGGCCCGATGGGCCCCACGCGGATGCGGCTGGGCAAGCCGGTCATCGCGGCCGTCGCGGGCCATGCGGTCGCCGGCGGCCTGGAGCTGGCCCTGTGGTGCGACCTCCGGGTCGTGGAGGAGGACGCGGTCTTCGGGGTGTTCTGCCGGCGCTGGGGCGTACCGCTCGTGGACGGCGGCACGGTGCGGCTGCCGAGGCTCATCGGGGAGAGCAGGGCGATGGACCTCATCCTCACCGGCCGGCCGGTCGGCGCCGCCGAGGCCCTCGACATGGGGCTGGCCAACCGGATCGTCCCCCCGGGCCGCTCCCGGCCGGAGGCGGAGGAACTGGCACGCCGGATCGCGGGCTTTCCCCAGCTGTGCCTGCGCCACGACCGCCTCTCGGTCCTCGATCAGCACGGTCTGGCGGAGGCGGACGCACTCGCCGCCGAGTACCGGCACGGGATCGTCCCGCTCGGGGCCGGCGAGACCCGGTCCGGCGCCGACCGGTTCGTGGCCGGCGCGGGGCGGCACGGCTCGTTCGAGGAGTGA
- a CDS encoding STAS domain-containing protein yields the protein MTETECRGSTLLITVTGDLDTAAAPALRACLWAVAEGHSVVMIDLHGVPFMDTAGLLLLLDVHRRAECLGLRVLVVGWQRQPQELMAEVARIPGPGSATGERYGLASFRRLVEQRARVRRGETVGVPPLG from the coding sequence ATGACGGAGACCGAGTGTCGTGGCAGCACGTTGTTGATCACCGTGACCGGCGATCTCGACACGGCCGCCGCGCCGGCGCTGCGGGCCTGCCTGTGGGCCGTCGCCGAGGGCCACTCGGTGGTCATGATCGACCTGCACGGGGTGCCCTTCATGGACACCGCCGGCCTGCTGCTCCTCCTCGACGTCCACCGCAGGGCCGAATGCCTCGGCCTGCGGGTGCTGGTCGTCGGCTGGCAGCGCCAGCCGCAGGAGCTGATGGCCGAGGTGGCCCGGATCCCCGGGCCCGGCTCGGCCACCGGGGAGCGATACGGTCTCGCGAGCTTCCGCCGTCTGGTCGAGCAGCGCGCCCGTGTCCGCAGGGGCGAAACCGTCGGGGTCCCTCCGCTGGGTTAG
- a CDS encoding CsbD family protein has translation MADKGKMDQAKGKAKEAAGKITGNERMQGEGKMDQAKGKAKEATAETAERARGAADSLRGKKSQ, from the coding sequence ATGGCTGACAAGGGCAAGATGGACCAGGCCAAGGGCAAGGCCAAGGAAGCGGCCGGGAAGATCACCGGCAACGAGCGGATGCAGGGCGAAGGCAAGATGGACCAGGCCAAGGGGAAGGCGAAGGAGGCCACCGCCGAAACGGCGGAGCGGGCCCGCGGCGCCGCCGACAGCCTCCGGGGCAAGAAGAGCCAGTAG
- a CDS encoding alkene reductase: MDQTQQTPSASPLFVPARLGGLELPSRLVMAPLTRSRAGADGVPGELMATHYAQRASAGLIIAEATTPNAVGQSYPHIPGIHTPAQVAGWRRVTDAVHAAGGRLFLQLQHGGRVGHPDTSGHVPLAPSAVPLPEPLHTPSGFQDAVVPRAMTARDIRSTIADFATAARNAVAAGFAGVEVHSANGHLLHQFLSQNTNLRTDGWGGSAERRIRFTVEVVRAVVEAVGPERVGVRVSPGATVNGVEEGDTRELYPALLKALADLDPVYLHQIHADPDEAVFAEIRRTWAGTLVANPALTREEVAADGGLRRAERLLAEGADLVSLGRGFIANPDFAERLRTGAPLNELRPEFLMHVHGAEGYNDYPALERTATSR; the protein is encoded by the coding sequence ATGGACCAGACGCAGCAGACCCCCTCCGCATCCCCGCTCTTCGTCCCCGCCCGGCTCGGCGGCCTGGAGCTCCCCAGCCGACTGGTGATGGCGCCGCTCACCCGCAGCCGCGCCGGGGCCGACGGGGTCCCGGGCGAACTCATGGCCACCCACTACGCGCAGCGCGCCTCGGCGGGTCTGATCATCGCCGAGGCCACGACGCCGAACGCGGTGGGCCAGTCCTACCCGCACATCCCCGGGATCCACACCCCGGCGCAGGTCGCCGGCTGGCGGCGGGTCACCGACGCCGTGCACGCGGCCGGCGGGCGCCTGTTCCTCCAGCTCCAGCACGGCGGCCGGGTCGGCCATCCCGACACCAGCGGACACGTCCCGCTCGCCCCGTCCGCGGTGCCGCTGCCCGAGCCCCTGCACACCCCGAGCGGCTTCCAGGACGCCGTCGTACCCCGCGCGATGACGGCGCGGGACATCAGGTCCACGATCGCGGACTTCGCGACGGCCGCCCGCAACGCCGTCGCGGCCGGTTTCGCCGGGGTGGAGGTGCACTCCGCCAACGGCCACCTCCTCCACCAGTTCCTCTCGCAGAACACCAACCTCCGCACCGACGGATGGGGCGGCTCCGCCGAACGGCGGATCCGGTTCACCGTGGAGGTGGTGCGGGCCGTCGTCGAGGCCGTCGGCCCGGAGCGGGTCGGCGTCCGCGTCTCGCCCGGAGCGACCGTCAACGGTGTGGAGGAGGGCGACACCCGGGAGCTCTACCCCGCCCTGCTCAAGGCCCTGGCGGACCTCGATCCCGTCTACCTGCACCAGATCCACGCCGACCCGGACGAGGCCGTCTTCGCGGAGATCCGCCGGACCTGGGCGGGCACGCTGGTCGCCAACCCCGCCCTCACGCGCGAGGAGGTCGCGGCCGACGGGGGCCTGCGGCGGGCCGAACGCCTGCTCGCGGAAGGTGCCGACCTGGTCTCGCTGGGACGGGGCTTCATCGCCAACCCCGATTTCGCGGAGCGCCTGCGCACGGGCGCCCCGCTCAACGAACTGCGTCCCGAGTTCCTGATGCACGTGCACGGGGCCGAGGGCTACAACGACTACCCCGCGCTGGAGCGGACCGCGACGTCCCGGTGA
- a CDS encoding Orn/Lys/Arg decarboxylase N-terminal domain-containing protein, which translates to MANGTVLLALRENPMGGGVGVEQLRRIGKELENQGLELRWAPSARDARGALQAEAGLVAAVVAWDLPRTAQGAVEEGGGGEVLRHIGRRFKDLPVFLVMADDADQDLERLPLWVSETVVGYVWPLEDTPSFIAGRVATAARGYHRDLLPPFFKALRRFEDSHEYSWHTPAHSGGVAFLKSPAGRAFFDYYGERLFRTDLSVSVGELGSLFEHNGPIGEAEQNAARVFGADRTYFVLHGDSTADRMVGHYSVTTDEIALVDRNCHKSVLHGLVISGARPVYLVPTRNGFGLAGPLPPAVTDPAAVAARIAANPLTAGAVSPAAQYAVLTNSTYDGLCYDTVAAARAFAPSTPRLHFDEAWFAYARFHPLYAGRYGMAVGPDTFPDAGAEPGRPTVFATQSTHKLLAALSQCAMVHVRSSPRAPVEHERFNEAFMMHGTTSPLYPAIASLDVATAMMDGPQGQWLIDEAVTEAIRFRQAVVRTGRRIAAAGDRPGWFFGVWQPESVTDPATGERVAFADAPPSLLAGEPSCWHLEPDADWHGFTGLSEGYCLLDPVKVTLTCPGVTATGETGDWGVPARILTAYLAARGIVVEKTDGYTALVLFSMGITKGKWGTLMDALMDFKALHDADAPLDRVLPELVERFPRSYGRTTLAALCRRMHEHLTRAELISALDAAFQDLPEPVSPPRHCYQSLIRGGTERVRLAEAAGRVAAAMVTVTPPGIPVLMPGESTGAPDGPLLRYLRALEAFDRAFPGFHSEAHGVSVDPETGDYLIECVRTDADGDGAPRSPGTVTDAGTPS; encoded by the coding sequence ATGGCGAACGGTACGGTCCTGCTGGCACTGCGGGAGAACCCGATGGGCGGCGGCGTCGGGGTCGAGCAACTGCGCCGGATCGGGAAGGAGTTGGAGAACCAGGGACTGGAGCTGCGGTGGGCGCCGAGTGCGCGTGACGCGCGGGGCGCCCTGCAGGCCGAGGCGGGCCTCGTGGCGGCCGTGGTCGCCTGGGACCTGCCGCGCACGGCGCAGGGCGCGGTCGAGGAGGGCGGTGGCGGGGAGGTGCTGCGGCACATCGGGCGCCGCTTCAAGGACCTGCCCGTCTTCCTGGTGATGGCGGACGACGCGGACCAGGACCTGGAGCGCTTGCCGCTGTGGGTCTCGGAGACCGTGGTCGGCTACGTCTGGCCGCTGGAGGACACCCCGTCCTTCATCGCGGGCCGGGTCGCGACGGCGGCCCGCGGCTACCACCGGGACCTGCTGCCACCGTTCTTCAAGGCGCTGCGCCGCTTCGAGGACTCCCACGAGTACTCCTGGCACACCCCCGCCCACTCCGGCGGGGTCGCGTTCCTCAAGTCCCCGGCGGGGCGGGCGTTCTTCGACTACTACGGGGAACGGCTGTTCCGCACCGACCTGTCGGTGTCCGTCGGGGAGCTCGGGTCGCTCTTCGAGCACAACGGTCCGATCGGCGAGGCCGAGCAAAACGCCGCGCGGGTCTTCGGCGCCGACCGCACCTACTTCGTCCTGCACGGCGACTCCACCGCCGACCGGATGGTGGGCCACTACAGCGTGACGACCGACGAGATCGCGCTGGTGGACCGCAACTGCCACAAGTCCGTGCTGCACGGGCTCGTGATCTCCGGGGCCCGTCCGGTGTACCTGGTTCCGACCCGCAACGGCTTCGGGCTGGCCGGGCCCCTGCCGCCCGCCGTGACCGACCCGGCGGCGGTGGCCGCGAGGATCGCCGCGAACCCGCTCACGGCCGGCGCGGTCTCCCCCGCGGCCCAGTACGCGGTGCTGACCAACTCCACGTACGACGGCCTGTGTTACGACACCGTCGCGGCCGCACGGGCCTTCGCTCCGAGCACTCCGCGGCTGCACTTCGACGAGGCCTGGTTCGCGTACGCCCGCTTCCACCCGCTGTACGCGGGGCGCTACGGCATGGCCGTCGGACCGGACACCTTCCCGGACGCCGGCGCGGAGCCGGGGCGGCCCACGGTCTTCGCGACCCAGTCGACGCACAAGCTGCTGGCCGCCCTCTCCCAGTGCGCGATGGTCCACGTCCGGTCGTCACCGCGGGCCCCGGTCGAACACGAGCGGTTCAACGAGGCGTTCATGATGCACGGCACCACCTCGCCGCTGTATCCGGCGATCGCCTCCCTGGACGTGGCCACGGCCATGATGGACGGTCCGCAGGGCCAGTGGCTCATCGACGAGGCCGTGACCGAGGCGATCCGCTTCCGTCAGGCCGTGGTCCGCACCGGGCGCCGCATCGCCGCCGCCGGGGACCGGCCGGGCTGGTTCTTCGGCGTCTGGCAGCCGGAGTCGGTCACGGATCCCGCGACCGGCGAACGCGTCGCCTTCGCGGACGCACCGCCCTCGCTGCTCGCCGGCGAACCGTCCTGCTGGCACCTGGAGCCGGACGCCGACTGGCACGGCTTCACCGGGCTGAGCGAGGGCTACTGCCTGCTCGACCCGGTCAAGGTCACGCTGACCTGCCCGGGGGTGACGGCCACCGGTGAGACCGGCGACTGGGGCGTTCCGGCCCGGATCCTCACCGCCTACCTCGCGGCGCGCGGGATCGTCGTGGAGAAGACCGACGGCTACACCGCCCTGGTCCTCTTCTCGATGGGCATCACCAAGGGCAAGTGGGGCACCCTGATGGACGCCCTCATGGACTTCAAGGCACTGCACGACGCGGACGCCCCGCTGGACCGGGTCCTCCCGGAACTGGTCGAACGTTTCCCGCGCAGCTACGGCCGCACGACCCTCGCCGCCCTGTGCCGGCGGATGCACGAGCACCTGACCCGCGCCGAGCTGATCAGCGCGCTCGACGCGGCGTTCCAGGACCTCCCGGAGCCGGTCTCGCCGCCCCGCCACTGCTACCAGTCGCTGATCCGGGGCGGCACCGAGCGCGTCCGCCTGGCCGAGGCGGCCGGACGGGTGGCGGCGGCCATGGTGACCGTGACCCCGCCGGGGATCCCCGTACTGATGCCCGGAGAGTCCACCGGCGCCCCGGACGGCCCCCTGCTGCGCTACCTGCGCGCCCTGGAGGCCTTCGACCGGGCCTTCCCCGGCTTCCACAGCGAGGCCCACGGGGTGAGCGTGGACCCCGAGACCGGCGACTACCTGATCGAATGCGTCCGCACGGACGCCGACGGGGACGGCGCCCCGCGCAGTCCCGGCACCGTAACGGACGCCGGGACGCCTTCCTGA
- a CDS encoding ADP-ribosyltransferase domain-containing protein: MRDDNVPAEPDTNDPLALAGLFEGGGEPWLPLLKPVIEAQPDAAGFIGPGRDPQVVPVRELTFQALKPQPPHKWKVVIFGQNPYPRPESATGIAMFDNTFHDWKDSQFGRVVSIRCIIKAAAMWKYGIQKKTPIADVRALLRERDTVQPPEWFQAMLTQGVLLLNAALTASADGATGTDRHTAFWRPVAERVVEEILRAKQNADEEDRGVVFAWWGAHARSLKKAVLRLQEKYPEVEVRHIDHPNPAAQGDIFCEGDHFAMVNEALASVGAVPVDWLPSKGWNEAAAESGGTDGDGGVAARMGAFIASTMELHQLYLDRLAGVKDEGLVLPAITGVFDTPLMDFQQAVAPVAGLLSSLDRHVGLSREFGRRRARTSAGGLSADAIAALHLYTCESAFYREINAVLRTPDRSRVVPYLPYLRLLFSAVSQLPVRTEPLWRGVSLDLRTQYPLGRTVTWWGVSSCTPELGVAKAFLGSRGKRTLFEVVPLRAVGISEFSAFTAEEEFILSPGTQLKVTDVRTERGGLCTVRLTELAEQTLVS; the protein is encoded by the coding sequence ATGCGCGACGACAACGTCCCGGCCGAACCCGACACCAACGACCCACTGGCCCTCGCCGGCCTGTTCGAAGGCGGCGGCGAACCGTGGCTCCCGCTCCTGAAGCCGGTCATCGAGGCGCAGCCCGACGCGGCCGGGTTCATCGGACCGGGCCGTGACCCGCAGGTCGTTCCCGTCCGCGAACTCACCTTCCAGGCGCTCAAGCCCCAGCCGCCGCACAAGTGGAAGGTGGTGATCTTCGGACAGAACCCGTACCCGCGGCCGGAGAGCGCCACCGGCATAGCCATGTTCGACAACACCTTCCACGACTGGAAGGACAGCCAGTTCGGCCGGGTCGTCAGCATCCGCTGCATCATCAAGGCGGCGGCGATGTGGAAGTACGGCATCCAGAAGAAGACCCCCATCGCCGACGTCCGCGCACTGCTCCGGGAACGCGACACCGTCCAGCCCCCGGAGTGGTTCCAGGCCATGCTCACGCAGGGCGTGCTGCTCCTGAACGCCGCGCTCACCGCCAGCGCCGACGGGGCGACGGGCACCGACCGCCACACCGCCTTCTGGCGCCCGGTCGCCGAGCGGGTCGTCGAGGAGATCCTCCGGGCCAAACAGAACGCCGACGAGGAGGACCGCGGCGTCGTCTTCGCGTGGTGGGGAGCCCATGCCCGCAGCCTGAAGAAGGCCGTCCTGCGTCTCCAGGAGAAGTACCCGGAGGTCGAGGTCCGGCACATCGACCACCCCAACCCGGCGGCCCAGGGCGACATCTTCTGCGAAGGCGACCATTTCGCCATGGTGAACGAGGCACTCGCGTCGGTCGGCGCGGTCCCGGTCGACTGGCTGCCGAGCAAGGGGTGGAACGAGGCCGCGGCCGAGTCCGGCGGGACGGACGGCGACGGCGGCGTCGCCGCGCGCATGGGCGCCTTCATCGCGTCCACGATGGAGCTGCACCAGCTCTACCTGGACCGGCTCGCGGGGGTCAAGGACGAGGGACTCGTCCTCCCCGCCATCACCGGAGTCTTCGACACCCCGCTCATGGACTTCCAGCAGGCCGTCGCCCCGGTCGCCGGGCTGCTGTCCTCCCTCGACCGGCACGTCGGGCTGTCCCGCGAGTTCGGCAGGCGACGGGCGCGGACGTCGGCCGGCGGCCTGTCCGCCGACGCGATCGCCGCCCTCCACCTCTACACCTGCGAGTCGGCCTTCTACCGGGAGATCAACGCCGTCCTGCGCACGCCGGACCGGTCCAGGGTCGTCCCGTACCTCCCCTACCTGCGTCTGCTGTTCTCGGCGGTGTCGCAGCTTCCCGTCCGCACGGAACCGCTGTGGCGCGGGGTGTCGCTGGACCTCCGCACGCAGTACCCGCTCGGCCGCACCGTGACCTGGTGGGGCGTGTCCTCCTGCACGCCCGAGCTGGGTGTGGCCAAGGCCTTCCTCGGCAGCCGCGGCAAGCGGACGCTCTTCGAGGTGGTCCCCCTCCGGGCGGTGGGCATCAGCGAGTTCTCCGCGTTCACGGCCGAGGAGGAGTTCATCCTCTCGCCGGGTACGCAGCTCAAGGTGACGGACGTCAGGACCGAACGCGGCGGCCTGTGCACCGTACGGCTGACCGAGCTGGCCGAGCAGACCCTCGTGTCCTGA
- a CDS encoding helix-turn-helix domain-containing protein: MVAKAGPYPIGRGVDVTRVGGRWRVTRPWPAALRPFVHSYAGYWEATASPYRVRLVPTGRAVVVLSLAEPFTRVRRLGDTGPPGPVTGSLVAGLEDGPRVCDHPGGQEAIRLELTPLGAFRLFAVPMGELTNRVVELSDVLGPGATLLVERLAATGDWGARFDLLDAALTARLDRGPRPAPEVGHAWRLLTRAGGAIPVGRIAAEVGWSQGHLVRRFTEQVGLTPKTSARVLRFHRAVGLLTRDGANPTDVTAACGFYDQAHLNREFRALAGTTPGRMAAARVTEGALAL; the protein is encoded by the coding sequence GTGGTCGCGAAGGCGGGCCCGTACCCGATCGGTCGGGGGGTCGACGTCACCAGGGTCGGCGGCCGATGGCGGGTGACGCGGCCGTGGCCCGCCGCGCTGCGCCCCTTCGTGCACAGCTACGCCGGCTACTGGGAGGCGACGGCGTCCCCCTACCGGGTGAGGCTGGTGCCCACGGGCCGGGCCGTCGTCGTGCTCAGCCTGGCCGAGCCGTTCACCCGCGTCCGGCGGCTGGGGGACACGGGCCCGCCCGGCCCGGTGACCGGTTCCCTCGTCGCCGGGCTGGAGGACGGGCCCCGCGTCTGCGACCACCCCGGCGGCCAGGAGGCGATCCGGCTGGAACTGACCCCGCTGGGCGCCTTCCGGCTGTTCGCCGTGCCGATGGGCGAGCTGACCAACCGGGTGGTCGAGCTGTCCGACGTCCTCGGCCCCGGGGCCACCCTCCTGGTGGAGCGGCTGGCGGCGACCGGGGACTGGGGAGCCCGCTTCGACCTGCTGGACGCCGCGTTGACGGCCCGGCTCGATCGCGGGCCGCGCCCCGCGCCCGAGGTCGGCCACGCCTGGCGGCTGCTGACCCGCGCCGGCGGGGCGATCCCCGTCGGCCGGATCGCGGCCGAAGTGGGCTGGAGCCAGGGCCACCTGGTGCGCCGGTTCACCGAACAGGTCGGCCTGACGCCCAAGACCTCCGCCCGGGTGCTGCGCTTCCACCGGGCCGTGGGGCTGCTCACCCGCGACGGCGCGAACCCCACCGACGTGACCGCCGCCTGCGGCTTCTACGACCAGGCGCACCTCAACCGCGAGTTCCGCGCGCTGGCCGGGACCACCCCCGGCCGGATGGCGGCGGCCCGCGTGACGGAGGGGGCGCTCGCGCTGTGA
- a CDS encoding macro domain-containing protein, translating to MAVDLAQSSLRVVLTDLNAEVVEAWRAAFAGTPGVEIRSGSILDEVVDAWVSPTNSRGRMDGGVDAAVKRHLGAGIQLRVQRAIRDGFGGSLPVGSAVCVPSGAVNPKYLISTPTMETSSQDVSETLNVALACAAAFQAVHRQNELAPGSVRSVALVGMGARTGRVPARVCANLMWTGHTLFNDHSFADYEDLRRTVIAQLDDIENAPAEEPIRITPPRTPARRP from the coding sequence ATGGCCGTGGACCTGGCGCAGTCGTCGCTCAGGGTGGTATTGACCGACCTCAACGCCGAAGTGGTGGAGGCATGGCGCGCGGCCTTCGCCGGCACACCGGGGGTGGAGATCCGTTCGGGGTCGATCCTCGACGAGGTGGTCGACGCGTGGGTCAGTCCGACCAATTCCCGGGGCCGGATGGACGGCGGGGTCGACGCGGCCGTGAAGCGGCACCTGGGGGCGGGCATCCAGTTGCGCGTGCAGCGGGCCATCCGTGACGGGTTCGGGGGCAGCCTGCCGGTGGGCAGCGCGGTGTGCGTGCCCTCCGGGGCGGTCAATCCGAAGTACCTGATCTCGACGCCGACCATGGAGACGTCGTCGCAGGACGTGAGCGAGACCCTCAATGTGGCCCTGGCCTGCGCGGCCGCGTTCCAGGCGGTCCACCGGCAGAACGAGCTGGCGCCAGGCAGCGTCCGGTCGGTGGCCCTCGTCGGCATGGGCGCCCGGACCGGCCGGGTCCCGGCCAGGGTGTGCGCCAACCTGATGTGGACCGGCCACACCCTCTTCAACGACCACTCCTTCGCGGACTACGAGGACCTGCGCCGCACGGTGATCGCGCAGCTCGACGACATCGAGAACGCTCCGGCCGAGGAGCCCATACGCATCACGCCGCCCCGGACACCGGCCCGCCGGCCCTGA
- a CDS encoding class II glutamine amidotransferase: MCRWLAYSGSPMLLDAVLYRPEHSLINQSLYARMGAEATNGDGFGIGWYSADPAGDGTPAIFRDVAPAWNNRNLRELAAHVRSPLFFAHVRASTGSAVQQTNCHPFRHGRWLWMHNGAIADFQRLQRDLCMAVDPALFPFIEGSTDSEVMFYLAVTFGLDQDVPGAVARMAGLVERLGKEHGVPEPLQMTVAVSDGERVWAFRYSSQGASRTLFYSSRADTVRDLHPEIDYLREISDATRIVVSEPLGDLHGVWNELPEASYVVVPSGLETDYLPFVPELP; encoded by the coding sequence ATGTGCCGCTGGCTCGCCTACTCGGGTTCGCCCATGCTGCTCGATGCCGTGCTCTACCGTCCGGAGCACTCCCTGATCAACCAGAGCCTGTATGCCCGTATGGGCGCCGAAGCGACCAACGGGGACGGCTTCGGCATCGGCTGGTACAGCGCGGACCCGGCCGGAGACGGCACACCGGCCATCTTCCGGGACGTCGCGCCGGCCTGGAACAACCGCAACCTGCGCGAGCTGGCCGCCCACGTCCGATCGCCCCTGTTCTTCGCGCACGTACGCGCCTCCACGGGCTCGGCCGTTCAGCAGACCAACTGCCACCCGTTCCGGCACGGCCGCTGGCTGTGGATGCACAACGGGGCCATCGCGGACTTCCAGCGGCTGCAGCGGGACCTCTGCATGGCGGTCGACCCGGCGCTCTTCCCGTTCATCGAGGGGTCCACCGACTCCGAGGTGATGTTCTACCTGGCGGTCACCTTCGGCCTCGACCAGGACGTCCCGGGCGCGGTGGCCAGGATGGCCGGGCTCGTGGAACGGCTCGGCAAGGAGCACGGAGTGCCCGAACCGCTCCAGATGACGGTGGCGGTCAGCGACGGCGAGCGGGTCTGGGCCTTCCGGTACTCCAGCCAGGGCGCGTCCCGGACGCTCTTCTACAGCAGCCGCGCCGATACCGTCCGCGATCTCCACCCGGAGATCGACTACCTCCGCGAGATCTCGGACGCGACCCGCATCGTGGTGTCCGAGCCGCTGGGGGACCTGCACGGCGTGTGGAACGAGCTCCCCGAGGCCAGCTACGTGGTGGTCCCCTCCGGCCTGGAGACGGACTACCTCCCCTTCGTCCCCGAACTCCCCTGA
- a CDS encoding CBS domain-containing protein produces MTRRVHEVMTGNPVTVDRQTSLAEAARVMRDASIGDVLVLDGGRLCGIVTDRDIVVRALAEVRDPAVTTVGEICSTEPVTIGPDEHVDRAVEVMRRHALRRLPVVGEDGGLVGIVTLGDLEVERDPGSPLSFISAAEPEA; encoded by the coding sequence ATGACCCGTCGAGTGCACGAGGTGATGACCGGAAATCCGGTGACCGTGGACCGGCAGACGTCACTGGCGGAGGCCGCGAGGGTGATGCGGGACGCCTCCATCGGGGACGTGCTGGTCCTCGACGGGGGCCGGCTCTGCGGAATCGTCACGGACCGTGACATCGTCGTCCGGGCGCTCGCGGAGGTTCGGGACCCTGCCGTTACGACGGTCGGCGAGATCTGCAGCACCGAGCCGGTCACGATCGGGCCCGACGAGCACGTCGACCGGGCCGTCGAGGTCATGCGCCGGCACGCCCTGCGCCGGCTGCCGGTGGTGGGCGAGGACGGCGGCCTCGTCGGCATCGTCACCCTGGGTGACCTCGAAGTGGAGCGCGATCCGGGTTCGCCCCTCTCGTTCATCTCCGCGGCGGAACCCGAGGCCTGA